A genomic region of Pyrus communis chromosome 14, drPyrComm1.1, whole genome shotgun sequence contains the following coding sequences:
- the LOC137714792 gene encoding GDSL esterase/lipase At5g55050-like — MAKCYTNVLPKAFFVIVFSLFTSGFLVTLSEAQMVPAIYVFGDSLVDVGNNDYLKISVFKADFPHNGVDYPGKVATGRWGNGKNSADFLAEKVGLPTSPPYLSLVSKANKRKASFVNGVSFASGGAGIFNGSDEQYRQAIPLSYQVNYYTEVHQNIGLQLGSKGAKDHLSKSLFLIVIGSNDIFGYFRNSQLQNEYTLQQYADLMVSNLKEQLQRMHALGAQKFVVIGTGPVGCCPAQRNSSTGECNDVENSMSVMYNEALKSMLQQLKPALGISYTLFDTYTVLTNIVQNAASYGFTEVRAACCGMGKLNAEFPCTPVSSLCSNRRNHVFWDFYHPTQATHGIITDKLFDGPSKYSPPMTVKELIAQ; from the exons ATGGCTAAATGTTACACTAATGTTTTGCCTAAGGCTTTCTTCGTCATTGTCTTTTCTCTCTTCACTTCTGGTTTCCTCGTCACTCTCTCGGAGGCTCAGATGGTTCCCGCCATATACGTGTTCGGAGACTCGTTAGTCGACGTTGGTAACAACGATTACCTAAAAATCTCTGTTTTCAAGGCAGATTTTCCTCATAATGGGGTTGATTATCCTGGCAAAGTAGCAACTGGGAGGTGGGGTAATGGAAAAAATTCTGCAGATTTTCTTG CTGAGAAAGTAGGGTTACCAACATCGCCACCGTATTTGTCACTTGTATCCAAGGCCAACAAGCGAAAAGCATCCTTCGTCAACGGAGTTAGCTTTGCCTCCGGAGGAGCTGGAATCTTCAACGGCTCAGATGAACAATAT CGTCAGGCGATACCTTTGTCATACCAAGTAAACTACTACACAGAAGTGCATCAAAACATTGGGCTACAACTAGGCTCCAAGGGCGCCAAGGACCATCTTTCAAAATCTCTCTTTCTCATTGTGATTGGAAGCAATGACATCTTCGGCTACTTTAGAAATTCCCAACTCCAAAATGAATACACGCTGCAGCAGTATGCCGATTTGATGGTGTCGAATCTAAAGGAACAATTACAG AGAATGCATGCTCTAGGCGCGCAGAAATTTGTAGTTATAGGGACTGGGCCAGTTGGCTGCTGTCCGGCGCAAAGGAATTCAAGTACAGGAGAGTGCAATGATGTTGAAAACTCGATGTCTGTCATGTACAATGAAGCCCTTAAGTCCATGTTGCAGCAATTGAAACCGGCGTTGGGCATAAGCTACACCCTCTTCGACACTTATACTGTATTGACTAACATCGTTCAAAACGCAGCTTCTTATG GATTTACAGAGGTTAGAGCTGCATGCTGTGGGATGGGGAAGCTTAACGCCGAGTTTCCTTGCACGCCAGTTTCATCCCTGTGCTCCAACAGGAGGAACCATGTATTCTGGGATTTTTACCATCCAACACAGGCAACTCATGGCATCATAACGGATAAACTTTTCGATGGCCCTTCAAAATACTCACCCCCAATGACTGTGAAGGAGTTAATTGCTCAATAA
- the LOC137714200 gene encoding lactoylglutathione lyase GLX1-like, which yields MVIKYEQLVCAILLFLCLFVARAVAHDDVLEWIQKDNHSFLRANIRIGDLDRTIKFYTEFFGMKVLSKKNFPAEKYSNAVVGFGPEESQFVIGLTDHHNAVDKLDIGTAFSHFGISTQDIYNTVEKVRASGGVITREPGPLVDGGEGTVFAFMNDPDGYSLELLQRPPTPQPLSHICLNVLDLDRSIEFYNKSLGMNLLQTFDFPQERYTVGMVGYGSNLTQTVVIELKYNYDVTAYRRGNGYAQVAIGTNDVYKSAAAVRLVIKEVGGEIILPPGPIPKIDTKITGFLDTDGFQTVLVDNEDYQKRIEEREMKQNP from the exons ATGGTGATCAAGTACGAGCAGTTGGTCTGTGCTATTCTTTTGTTCCTCTGTTTG TTTGTAGCTAGGGCAGTAGCCCATGAtgatgtgttagaatggatacAAAAAGATAATCATAGTTTCCTCCGTGCCAATATCCGAATTGGTGATCTCGATCGCACCATTAA GTTTTACACAGAATTTTTTGGAATGAAAGTACtcagtaaaaaaaatttcccaGCAGAAAAATACTCGAATGCAGTCGTTGGGTTTGGACCTGAAGAATCTCAGTTTGTCATAGGGCTCACAGACCATC ACAATGCAGTGGACAAGCTAGACATTGGGACAGCCTTTAGTCATTTTGGAATTTCAACCCAAGAT ATTTACAACACTGTTGAAAAAGTTCGAGCTAGTGGTGGTGTGATCACTCGTGAACCTGGGCCGCTCGTAGATGGGGGAGAGGGAACCGTTTTCGCCTTCATGAACGATCCCGACGGCTACAGTTTGGAGCTCCTCCAGAGGCCGCCAACTCCACAACCACTTTCTCATATATGTCTTAATGTTCTTGATTTAGATCGCTCTATTGAGTTCTACAACAAG TCCTTGGGCATGAACCTACTACAAACGTTTGACTTCCCTCAAGAGCgg TATACCGTAGGTATGGTGGGGTACGGATCCAATCTTACTCAAACAGTTGTTATCGAGCTGAAATACAATTATGATGTGACGGCATATAGAAGAGGAAATGGTTATGCACAG GTTGCTATTGGCACTAATGATGTGTACAAGAGCGCAGCAGCTGTAAGACTGGTAATCAAGGAAGTTGGAGGGGAAATAATATTACCACCAGGTCCAATCCCAAAAATCGACACCAAAATCACTGGATTCCTTGATACAGATGGCTTTCAAACG
- the LOC137714802 gene encoding GDSL esterase/lipase At5g55050-like produces the protein MAKCHTNVLPKAFFVVVFSLVTFGFFFTLSEAQMVPAIYVFGDSLVDVGNNDYLKISVVKANFPHNGVDYPDKVATGRFGNGKNSADFLAEKVGLPTSPPYLSLVSKSIKQKASFVNGVSFASGGAGIFNGSDEQYRQSIPLSYQVNYYSEVHQNIGLQLGSKGANDHLSKSLFLIVIGSNDIFDYIKKTKLQNEYTPQQYADLMVSNLKEQLQRIHALGAQKFVVIGTGPVGCCPSQRNSSTGECNDGANSLSVMYKEALKSMLQQLKPALGISYTLFDTYTILTNIIQNPASYGFTEVKAACCGIGKRNAKGPCTPISSLCSNRRDHVFWDFYHPTQATHGIITDKLFDGPSEYSSPMTVKELIAL, from the exons ATGGCTAAATGTCACACTAATGTTTTGCCTAAGGCTTTCTTCGTCGTTGTCTTCTCGCTCGTCACTTTTGGTTTCTTCTTCACTCTCTCAGAAGCTCAGATGGTTCCGGCCATATATGTGTTTGGAGACTCGTTAGTTGACGTTGGTAACAACGATTACCTAAAAATCTCTGTCGTCAAGGCAAATTTTCCTCATAATGGGGTTGATTATCCTGACAAAGTAGCAACTGGGAGGTTTGGCAATGGAAAAAACTCTGCAGATTTTCTTG CTGAGAAAGTCGGGTTACCAACATCGCCACCATATCTGTCACTTGTTTCCAAGTCCATCAAGCAAAAAGCATCCTTCGTCAACGGAGTTAGCTTCGCCTCCGGAGGAGCTGGAATCTTCAACGGCTCAGATGAACAATAT CGTCAGTCGATACCTTTGTCATACCAAGTAAACTACTACTCAGAAGTGCATCAAAACATTGGGCTACAATTAGGATCCAAGGGCGCCAATGACCATCTCTCAAAATCTCTGTTTTTAATTGTGATTGGAAGCAATGACATATTCGACTAtattaaaaaaaccaaactcCAAAATGAATACACACCGCAGCAGTACGCGGATTTGATGGTGTCGAATCTAAAGGAACAATTACAG AGAATACATGCTCTAGGCGCGCAAAAATTTGTAGTCATCGGGACTGGGCCGGTTGGATGCTGTCCGTCGCAAAGGAATTCAAGTACAGGAGAGTGCAATGATGGTGCAAACTCATTGTCTGTCATGTACAAGGAAGCCCTTAAGTCCATGTTGCAGCAATTGAAACCCGCGTTGGGCATAAGCTACACCCTCTTTGACACTTACACTATCTTGACTAACATCATTCAAAACCCCGCTTCTTACG GATTTACAGAGGTTAAAGCTGCATGCTGTGGGATTGGGAAGCGTAATGCCAAGGGTCCATGCACACCAATTTCATCTTTGTGCTCCAACAGGAGGGACCATGTCTTCTGGGATTTTTACCATCCTACACAGGCAACTCATGGCATCATAACGGATAAACTTTTCGATGGCCCTTCAGAATACTCATCCCCAATGACTGTGAAGGAGTTAATTGCTCTATAA
- the LOC137714092 gene encoding GDSL esterase/lipase At5g55050-like, protein MGEGSVNVRAAVTTMASRLFLLMSLIISFLFSPSNLLGFTVTEARVVPAMYVFGDSLVDVGNNNYLQFSLAKANFPHNGLDFPTKQPTGRFCNGKNAADLLAEKMGLPTIPPYLSMASKLNKSYNLFLNGVNFASGAAKIFKEDQQYPQSISLGEQVDYYLSVKEGLGQQIGTFKAQKHLSKSLFTIIIGSNDIYTYFDSSTSNRSTPQQYVNSMVLTLKQQVKRLYDYGARKFVIVGIALIGCTPSERNERSDQECKADVNQLSAKYNKVLISMLKNLKSELKGINYSCFDGYSVMHNFIQNPTAYGFAEVKAACCGLGKLNADAPCLPFATYCSNRSNHLFWDRTHPTEAAHRIFVDYILSGPLQYTFPINVKKLVSI, encoded by the exons ATGGGGGAGGGCAGTGTGAATGTGAGAGCAGCAGTTACAACCATGGCTTCCAGACTTTTCCTTCTCATGAGTCTGATCAtctcctttctcttctctccctcCAACCTTCTGGGATTCACTGTCACGGAGGCGCGTGTAGTTCCGGCCATGTATGTTTTCGGGGACTCGTTGGTAGATGTGGGCAACAACAATTACCTCCAGTTTTCTCTTGCCAAAGCAAACTTTCCTCACAATGGCCTCGACTTTCCGACCAAACAGCCAACCGGCAGATTTTGTAACGGCAAGAATGCTGCAGATCTTCTCG CTGAGAAAATGGGCTTACCTACCATACCACCATATCTTTCTATGGCATCTAAATTGAACAAGAGCTATAACCTCTTCCTAAATGGTGTGAACTTTGCTTCTGGAGCTGCTAAAATCTTCAAAGAGGATCAACAATAT CCCCAGTCAATATCTTTGGGAGAACAAGTAGATTATTATTTGTCAGTGAAGGAAGGCCTTGGGCAACAGATAGGAACCTTCAAAGCACAAAAACATCTATCAAAATCTCTCTTCACCATTATCATTGGAAGCAATGACATCTACACCTACTTTGACTCCTCCACCAGTAATAGGAGCACACCTCAGCAGTATGTTAACTCCATGGTTCTCACACTTAAACAACAAGTGAAG CGTTTATACGATTATGGCGCTCGTAAATTTGTCATCGTTGGAATTGCGCTTATCGGGTGCACCCCGTCAGAAAGAAATGAGCGATCCGATCAAGAATGCAAGGCTGACGTTAATCAGTTGtcagctaagtacaataaagttcTTATATCAATGTTGAAGAACTTGAAATCGGAGCTCAAGGGCATAAACTACTCCTGCTTTGATGGTTACAGCGTCATGCACAACTTCATTCAGAATCCAACAGCTTACG GATTTGCTGAGGTTAAAGCTGCTTGCTGTGGTCTTGGGAAGCTTAATGCGGATGCTCCATGCCTACCATTCGCAACGTACTGCAGCAACAGAAGCAACCATCTCTTCTGGGACAGAACTCATCCAACAGAGGCAGCACATCGCATCTTTGTGGATTATATTCTTTCTGGTCCTTTACAATACACCTTCCCAATCAACGTGAAAAAGCTAGTTtccatttaa
- the LOC137716447 gene encoding 5'-adenylylsulfate reductase 3, chloroplastic-like: MAFVATSPSTQSLLHASLSFHEPKAQWTSSVNPSDQFSFASTAVASFQRPSLAKPLSAESKGSKSVVPLAAKMASPDVDNNVVGEDYEKLAKELENASPLQLMKKALDKFGNDIAIAFSGAEDVALIEYAKLTGRPFRVFSLDTGRLNPETYQFFDTVEKHYGIHIEYMFPDAVEVQALVRGKGLFSFYEDGHQECCRVRKVRPLRRALKGLRAWITGQRKDQSPGTRAEIPVVQVDPSFEGIDGGIGSLVKWNPVANVEGHDIWNFLQVMNVPVNPLHSQGYISIGCEPCTRPVLPGQHEREGRWWWEDAKAKECGLHNGNIKEKEALHLNGNGNGISTTNGSANVPDIFNSKNLVSLSRTGIENLARLENRSEPWLLVLYAPWCRFCQAMEGSYVELAEILAGTGVKVGKFRADGEQKKYAQQELKLGSFPTILFFPKHSSKPVKYPSENRDAASLLAFVNALR; encoded by the exons ATGGCTTTCGTAGCTACGTCTCCTTCCACCCAATCATTGCTTCACGCTTCGCTATCTTTCCACGAGCCCAAAG CTCAATGGACATCTTCTGTGAATCCGTCGGATCAATTTTCGTTTGCATCGACGGCTGTGGCCTCTTTCCAGAGACCATCATTGGCAAAACCCCTTTCCGCAGAATCGAAAGGGAGCAAATCAGTTGTTCCGCTTGCTGCAAAAATGGCATCTCCAG ATGTTGACAACAATGTGGTAGGAGAAGATTACGAAAAACTGGCAAAAGAGTTGGAAAACGCTTCCCCACTTCAACTCATGAAGAAGGCTCTTGACAAATTTGGGAATGACATTGCCATTGCTTTCAG CGGAGCTGAGGACGTCGCCTTGATCGAGTATGCCAAACTAACAGGTCGGCCCTTCAGGGTATTCAGCCTGGATACTGGGAGGCTTAACCCAGAGACATACCAGTTTTTTGACACTGTTGAGAAGCACTATGGCATTCACATTGAATACATGTTTCCTGATGCTGTTGAAGTTCAAGCACTGGTGCGAGGCAAAGGACTGTTCTCATTCTATGAAGACGGCCACCAGGAGTGCTGCAGGGTAAGGAAGGTTAGGCCTTTAAGGCGAGCCCTTAAGGGTCTTCGTGCCTGGATCACTGGGCAGAGAAAAGACCAGTCTCCTGGCACAAGAGCTGAAATTCCGGTTGTCCAGGTGGACCCATCGTTTGAAGGAATTGATGGTGGAATTGGCAGCTTGGTGAAATGGAATCCTGTTGCCAATGTGGAAGGCCATGACATATGGAACTTCCTCCAAGTCATGAATGTACCTGTCAATCCTTTGCACTCGCAAGGATACATTTCAATCGGGTGCGAGCCATGCACAAGGCCGGTGCTGCCAGGGCAGCATGAAAGGGAGGGAAGATGGTGGTGGGAGGATGCTAAGGCAAAGGAATGTGGCCTCCATAACGGAAATATCAAAGAAAAAGAGGCGCTGCACCTGAATGGCAATGGGAATGGGATCTCAACAACAAATGGGAGTGCCAATGTCCCAGACATCTTTAACAGCAAGAACTTGGTTTCCTTGAGCAGGACTGGGATAGAGAACTTGGCTAGACTGGAAAACCGAAGTGAACCTTGGCTTCTTGTGCTTTATGCACCATGGTGCCGTTTCTGCCAG GCAATGGAAGGATCATATGTTGAATTAGCAGAGATTCTGGCAGGAACTGGGGTGAAGGTGGGTAAGTTCAGAGCTGATGGGGAACAGAAGAAATATGCACAGCAAGAACTGAAGCTGGGGAGCTTTCCAACAATTCTCTTCTTCCCCAAGCACTCGTCAAAGCCCGTCAAGTATCCATCAGAGAATAGGGATGCAGCGTCGTTGTTGGCCTTTGTGAATGCTCTCCGGTGA